In Verrucomicrobiia bacterium, the sequence CTCGTGGAATACGCCTCAACTACCCAAGAAGCAATGCGGAATGTATCGTAGCGACGATAAACACCGTTAGGGTTCCAAACAACTTTTACACCTGTTGACCCTAGGGCAACCGGACCATTCCCAATGGCCTGCAGGGCCGACCATGAACCAAACGTGTTGTAGTTTGTCTGGTCCCGATACTTAAAGAAGCGCTGCACTTCAGAATCGGAACGGTAGGCCGTAATGGTAGGTGCCGAGGATGCCTTCCAAAGGTTCTCATTGTTTGTCCAACCGGAAGTGGAAGAGTAGTTAAACGAGTTGAAAGCTCCAGTTAATCCGGTGGACGTAGAGTCAGTCAGCGTTGTTCCAGTGCCTTCATCCATTTTCCAATGCAACACTTTACTGGTTGAAGAGACGGGTCTGATATTTGCATACATATCGGCAACTTCCGTCGAAGAAAGCGCGCGGCTATACGCCTGCACATCATCCAAATATCCATTATGGTAAGCCGTAGACTCACCTCCAAGGATAAGAGAAGCTGAGGTGTTCAGGTCATCACCTATAAGGATAGAGATATCGGTAGAGACCAAATCCGCACCATCAACATATTGCTTAAGGAAATTGGTATTTCTATCTACTACCGCAGTAGCAAGGTGCCAGTTTCCATCTGTCACAGAAACCGTAGAGGTTGCGAGGTACGATGAAAAGCCTGCTGAATCCCTTACCTGAGAAACAAGTTTGTTACTGGTATTAATGTACATCAGCATGCCAGCCGTGCCATTTGTACCCGCCTTACGATAGAGATACTTTGTTGTGCCCGAAGCTGAACTCTTAAACCAAAAAGACCAGGACATGCTCCCCGTTCCAATATCCAGGGTATTATTATCCGCCACCGAAACGGTGTCGTCTGTCCCATCGAAAAGAAGACCTGTTCGAGTAGTCTGCGGCGTGGAAAGCGCCGAGCCCTTTTCATCTGCCTTACCGTAGTAAAGGTAGTAGTCCGTAGAGTTGGCTGAGTTGGCAATTGGGGCAATGGTCTGGAAATAGGTCTTGTCGGTTGCCGGCATAATTCCCTGGTTCAAGATCCAACCGCCAGAACCCGCTGTGGCAGTAGCGGACGAGGCGCCGCCAGAAGAATCGGCGATGGTTGTACCTGTACCTTCGTCAAAGCGCCAAGCTCCAACAAGGCCAGCTTCAGGGACTGTTACCTGTGAACTGCCGTTTGTATAGAGCGCCTTAATTTGAGGCTGAGTGAGTACCTTACTGTAAAGCCTAAAGCCACCCACATCTCCCATGTGGAAGCGCTGTGTACCATCATTTGAACCTATATGGTTAGTGGCATCGATAGTGATAGAGGGCGCAGTGGTACTTGAGTTGGCCAGTGTACCGTTAATATAGAGGCGCACCCCAGTTGCATCCCAGTTTACCGCCACATGGTACCAGGTTGCATTGCTAATGGTGGTACATATGTTCACATTGCCAGATCCTGTACCAAACAGTAACCGCATCTGCCCCGCCGTACACCCAGTAACAGCACTTGTATCGGAAAACAGAACAAAGCCATTGCTACCTGTATCTGCCAAGTCAAAGAGTGTTCGAAGGGTTTGATCACTAGAACTGCTCCTGCGGAACCAACCTGTAAGAGTCCCACGGGTTCCCGCGGTTTGCATGGTGGCAGACGATGTAATGTTTACCGTACTGGCGGAGCCATCAAAGTTGTAAGCATGGCCCACGGGAATGTAGCGTGGAATCTCGTAAGTAGTGGAAACTACACCGTCCGATGTTGACCAAGTTGGGTCATCAGTAGAGGAACCGGTAGTTGCCCCCAAATACGCATGGTTAGCGCTACTGGAAGAGTCTTGGAGTACTTGACCAGATCCTTCATCAAAACGCCACCAGCCCTTAAGCCCGCTCTCTACCTCGCCTGTATTGCCGTTACCTCCATTATAAAGTGCCGCAATGCCACCACCACTCAACGTGGCGTTGTACACTCGAACATCATCTATACCGCCCTGCCAGAGAGTGCTCGGAGCAGAATACGCAAGACTTCCTATATAAAAGGGGTAGGTAGAGGGATTGGCGGTAAGATAATTGCTTAATGCTGTCGTGCTATCCAATACTCCATTGAGGTAGATTTTTGCCGATGTGTTGTCGTATGTCACGGCAACATGAGTCCACACATTATCAGGAAGGGCAGCCGTACTGTTTGCCAGGCCGGGAGACGTGTCATTTACCTGCAAATTCAACCGAATCTTTTTGTTTGTCATTAGCATGAGCGAGTATCCATAATACCCACTCGTTGCACCATCCCTGCTATTACTGGTAATAACACGCGCCGCAGCCATAGTGGTGTCAGTATTCTTTACCCACGCCGCAATGGTGAGTCGCCCATTTGTAATGGTATTTAGCGAAGGGTTACTACCTACGGTCACCATGTCAGTACTCCCATCAAAGCTCAGGCTACGTACTGTATCACTTGGTTGATGAACCATGCGCCAGTCGTTGCCGTCTGCACGGGTTTGGTTGGCGTTAAGTTTGGTGGAGCGGGAGGTTGGAGCACTCACCGAGTAGCCGGTAGGAAGAGTGGAACCAGAGGCGTTCGCCACCTTCACCTGTTCACGGAACTGGTAGCCAGGCATGGCCCAGGCAGGAGAGTCGGATGGATTACCCCCTGACACTGCTACTGGCGATGAATAGCCCTCTACCCACACTGGGGTACCAGCCAACGTGCCAGTAGCGCCGTTACCAGAAGAGTCCGCTACCGACGTACCAGTACCCTCATCGAGCTTCCACCAGGCAGCCAGGCCCGTGTTGGATGTAGCCTTTCCCTGATAGAGCTCTGCTACTTCTGTTGCGGTTACGGCGCGTGAGTATACACGGATATCATCAAGAGAACCCAAGTACCGGTTTGCGCCACCACCCTGCCATTTTCCTACGTTCACCGTGCTCGTGACACTCCGCGAAACTGGAGTCCCCGCCATTTGCGTGAGAGTTTGCTGCACACCGTTAATATAGAGGGTGTTTTGGGTGACATCGGTGTTATTGAAGATAGCCACCACGTGCATCCACTTGCCGGTTAGTCCAGTGGATGAAACACCATAGCAGTCCGTACTGTTTTCCGTAGCAAAACCAAAACAGGTGCTCGTGCCAATAAAGTTTACCGAGTAGTTTTCATTGTTAGGCCCAAAGGCAAATATCCTTCCCGACGTACCGTTTACCCACATGCTGACGGAGTTCTTCGCACTCGCGGCTGTATCCACCGTGGAAACAGTGGCCGCTATTGCATCATCAACCGCGTCAAAAGAGAGCCCAGGAGAGTTGGTTACCTGGACTTCATAGGCAGAATCCGAGGTGGTGGAAGAGTCGGCGGTGACAGAAACATTCCCTGCCCCAGTTTTACCAGAGGGATTCACGCAGCCCACATCCTCCGGGCCACAACCTTTGAAACCATCCATGAGCGCATTAGCCCCCGAAACCCAGAGAGGACCTACCGTCACCCCATCCCCCGCTGATACGCCGTCTTTTAACGCCGCCGTACTAGCGTAAGGAGAAGCGTCCACAGGGGCAGCACCGCTTAAATCATCAAGGTTGAAGTAGGAAATGAGGGCGACTTCTGATACCGCCTCTCGGCCATA encodes:
- a CDS encoding LamG domain-containing protein produces the protein MQKRLRAARSSIVRIAKGAQRTGLFLAAKMAKVYRKGGEYYRVVFPDQAWRSWISRLSLNALVIALVFGLIIPIQSLDILASGVYTSSATDADGNTYLASDTVNDTTVYDAASDASANTLRGMGVDPNWRNGVTRKSGALRFDGTDDSVTTTNNASIQGSLASGTASVWFNRNSTDSNIHQVYDVAGTGNNGLTLSSDTSALSGCSAGDARIQYGDGSTTRNLCGATTNGAWHHLAATWSSTGVYLYLDGVLTASNTANAPAITLPANSYIGSNAGTLRYHNGLIDDVRLYGRALSGDEVTRLYGREAVSEVALISYFNLDDLSGAAPVDASPYASTAALKDGVSAGDGVTVGPLWVSGANALMDGFKGCGPEDVGCVNPSGKTGAGNVSVTADSSTTSDSAYEVQVTNSPGLSFDAVDDAIAATVSTVDTAASAKNSVSMWVNGTSGRIFAFGPNNENYSVNFIGTSTCFGFATENSTDCYGVSSTGLTGKWMHVVAIFNNTDVTQNTLYINGVQQTLTQMAGTPVSRSVTSTVNVGKWQGGGANRYLGSLDDIRVYSRAVTATEVAELYQGKATSNTGLAAWWKLDEGTGTSVADSSGNGATGTLAGTPVWVEGYSSPVAVSGGNPSDSPAWAMPGYQFREQVKVANASGSTLPTGYSVSAPTSRSTKLNANQTRADGNDWRMVHQPSDTVRSLSFDGSTDMVTVGSNPSLNTITNGRLTIAAWVKNTDTTMAAARVITSNSRDGATSGYYGYSLMLMTNKKIRLNLQVNDTSPGLANSTAALPDNVWTHVAVTYDNTSAKIYLNGVLDSTTALSNYLTANPSTYPFYIGSLAYSAPSTLWQGGIDDVRVYNATLSGGGIAALYNGGNGNTGEVESGLKGWWRFDEGSGQVLQDSSSSANHAYLGATTGSSTDDPTWSTSDGVVSTTYEIPRYIPVGHAYNFDGSASTVNITSSATMQTAGTRGTLTGWFRRSSSSDQTLRTLFDLADTGSNGFVLFSDTSAVTGCTAGQMRLLFGTGSGNVNICTTISNATWYHVAVNWDATGVRLYINGTLANSSTTAPSITIDATNHIGSNDGTQRFHMGDVGGFRLYSKVLTQPQIKALYTNGSSQVTVPEAGLVGAWRFDEGTGTTIADSSGGASSATATAGSGGWILNQGIMPATDKTYFQTIAPIANSANSTDYYLYYGKADEKGSALSTPQTTRTGLLFDGTDDTVSVADNNTLDIGTGSMSWSFWFKSSASGTTKYLYRKAGTNGTAGMLMYINTSNKLVSQVRDSAGFSSYLATSTVSVTDGNWHLATAVVDRNTNFLKQYVDGADLVSTDISILIGDDLNTSASLILGGESTAYHNGYLDDVQAYSRALSSTEVADMYANIRPVSSTSKVLHWKMDEGTGTTLTDSTSTGLTGAFNSFNYSSTSGWTNNENLWKASSAPTITAYRSDSEVQRFFKYRDQTNYNTFGSWSALQAIGNGPVALGSTGVKVVWNPNGVYRRYDTFRIASWVVEAYSTSTPRRGKRRSVPDKLNIISSGSGAPAAGVDLIDAQTNKVWMRIPTDTTSPTNTTFLGSNYPQTATLTNGKLFVGIHWNSVGQMRTIDFGSEQAYLLVENDDINYWTGGLLAKRADTGQSWADLFSSMPNCEMGDVRSISTAVISGQMQVVWAGDHASDSAKKNVCYIKNFTSMSAGSVAPTILKYSKNTGDGYTEIALTSGGELYGANVTSGGLDRWDDIHSDVADQTTSADRSYTTASTPPLRSNVVNALSVSAGTSSAEAGLNVVTVGTDSGVATIEEHSTQASSAVRYAVQAGVLAAETTKGWNARRYGSALEFNGTSQYVSIPSTTNIDKASTMTITAWVKPTGSTNGLSNIILAKGSGGAYNYAIRFNGSNNNTIRAEIAGLTVTTCDAGAPIPAGQWSQITVSRSAGTIIVYINGVSSGSCSSSGTPTTNANPLGIGADGGGANFFAGLIDEVSIRSASSTVANVTAFYVDPETASTNPIAYYKFDEPGGQEQAVIDWAVTTVTSRGTLGASSSVAADDPVRVQPSLAGTADKVTAVGMTRTANVGGNLSFNGSSQVCTLVPASTTSIDNAMETADEFSIAFWIKLPSDQALLANTFNTVMSKRIGTSGVTPFDIRVFNSGDATNYGKLRLQRSDGTTTFSHTTSRRLNDATWHQVTWTKAAGLTAATTFYVDGRLETASTDGTFAGVTNNSLAITIGDYASTHRWWQGNLDDMRIYSKALTAEEASLLYNGGMGSTTVGQSLLGWWMFDETSSSQTLTDSSGNGVNGFLGTSTSAEGADASRVVGSPVGNRGFIWAGTNGASADDGALTAISGGTFRPQTSLTSATSLLPDNDITSLAVTGGLALVGTEAGAWNPGRAGFLVDDLYPYGTLGVADVRIKSGTVRGKGGVRIK